A portion of the Sphingobacteriaceae bacterium genome contains these proteins:
- a CDS encoding phage portal protein: MTDSLFKGGIFDTIIDYVEENGSLPSYNDYYGNTLTPGPIGLVKQYKDIVYACANINANAVALKSLKLYVTTDKTQAETVLKKAPLENKEEKRVREQYKIRQNVQLEEVIDHPVLDLFSKPLGNSALLNEYKLFNFTQLYQEITGAAYWWIISHPVLNIPARIWLFPTHHLSPVSEAGDSKPISYYQYNGPDEKLRNRKFSVNEIIPFLSPNLYDPYASGYSPGLAAYSNSLVLDKLMSMTTKFLDNQARPDIVVMPKEAIGSEIAERWERSLNLKFKYGRNGGYYVLDEPANIEILNFKPNDYARLDLQKNNKNNICNIFGVPIALIDSEAISEKTLEAALKQHAMQAVAPRLRANTDLLNVTLLPYYDQSGRLFLGYEDPVPENREEKLQENVQLVMNGIKTPNEARKDYNLPPREDGDILRSINVAGSGSFQREDQRKSGVAEK, encoded by the coding sequence TTGACTGATTCATTATTTAAAGGTGGCATTTTTGATACCATTATTGATTATGTAGAGGAAAATGGTTCTTTACCTAGTTATAATGATTATTATGGAAATACTTTAACACCAGGCCCAATAGGTTTGGTGAAACAGTATAAAGACATAGTTTATGCTTGTGCTAATATCAATGCTAATGCTGTTGCATTGAAATCTTTAAAGCTTTATGTAACAACTGATAAAACACAAGCAGAAACTGTATTAAAGAAAGCACCTTTAGAAAATAAAGAAGAAAAACGTGTACGTGAGCAATATAAGATTCGTCAAAACGTACAATTAGAAGAAGTCATTGATCATCCTGTTTTAGATTTGTTTAGCAAGCCATTAGGAAATTCAGCTTTATTAAATGAATATAAGTTATTCAATTTTACACAACTTTATCAGGAAATAACAGGTGCGGCATATTGGTGGATTATTAGTCATCCAGTACTTAATATTCCAGCTCGCATCTGGTTATTTCCTACACATCATCTTTCCCCAGTAAGCGAGGCAGGTGATAGTAAACCAATTAGTTATTATCAATATAATGGACCTGATGAAAAATTAAGAAATCGTAAATTTTCAGTTAATGAAATTATTCCATTTTTATCTCCTAATTTATATGATCCTTATGCATCAGGTTATTCTCCAGGATTAGCTGCTTATTCAAATTCATTAGTTTTAGATAAACTAATGTCAATGACAACAAAGTTTTTAGATAATCAAGCACGTCCTGATATTGTAGTAATGCCTAAAGAAGCAATTGGTAGTGAAATTGCTGAAAGGTGGGAACGAAGTTTAAATTTAAAATTTAAATATGGACGTAATGGAGGTTATTACGTCTTAGATGAACCTGCAAATATTGAAATTTTAAATTTTAAACCTAATGATTATGCCAGATTAGATTTACAAAAAAATAATAAAAATAATATTTGTAATATATTTGGTGTACCCATTGCTCTAATTGATTCAGAAGCGATCAGTGAAAAAACATTAGAAGCAGCATTAAAACAACATGCAATGCAAGCTGTTGCTCCTAGATTAAGAGCTAATACAGATTTATTAAATGTAACATTACTTCCATATTATGATCAATCTGGAAGATTATTTTTAGGTTATGAAGACCCTGTACCTGAAAATAGAGAAGAAAAATTACAAGAAAATGTTCAATTAGTAATGAATGGAATTAAAACTCCTAATGAAGCACGTAAAGATTATAATTTACCTCCAAGAGAAGATGGAGATATTTTACGATCAATTAATGTTGCTGGTTCAGGAAGTTTTCAACGAGAAGATCAACGTAAATCAGGCGTAGCAGAAAAGTAA